The window CACTCCTTCTACCGCCTTCAGGACGCGTGTGCGGTCCTCTGTCTTCATCGCGGCGAACGCGTAGAAGCGCCCCAGGCTGGCGGACTTCTCCGCGAGCCGGCGGACGGCCTCCCGCAGCACCGGATCCTCTTCGACCTGCACGGAGCGCTCGTCCGCCTCCGCGCCCTTCGCCGGCGCCGGCGCGGCCTTCGCGACGGGCTGTCCCCCGCGCTGGCCACCGCGAGCGTTCGGCTGCGGCTGCGCCACGGGAGCCGGCGCGGCGGCCCGAGCAGGCTGCGCGGGCGCGGCCGCCGCCACCTGCGCCACGGCGGCCGTCGGCGCGGCGACAGGGGCCGGCTGCCCGGCGTCACGGCGCGGCCGGGGCTCCGGGTGCGCGCCCGCGCCCAGCATCACCCAGCGGCGCTCGACGCCAGGGCGGTGGAGCATCTTGTTGAGCAGGAACTGGAGCGAATCCAGGACCTGGCTGCGCTTGCCCGGCTCCACGCCCTGAGGGGCGCCGGACTCGAAGTGGAGCGCCACGGACAGGCTGCCGTCGGAGGCGTCCTGCAGGTCCAGCCGTGCAGGGAAGCCCATCAGCCCGAGGATGTCCCCCAACAGCCGCTCCACCCGAGGGCGGAAGTCCCCCCCGCCCACCACGCCCTGAGTCCCGCTCACTTGCGTTTGCCTCCCCCGGCGGACACCACCGCCGGCGTCCCGCCGCCCGTCTGGTTCTTCTTGCGGTCCAGCCACTTGCGCAGGCCGTACTGCTGGCCAATGGAGAGCACGTTGTTGGTGAAGATGTAGAGCGACAGGCCCGCGGGGTACTGGAGCAGCGTGAAGGTGAAGATGACGGGCATCACCCAGGTCATCATCCGCGCCTGCGCCGCGTCCATCATCTGCGGCTGCATCTTCTGCGTGATGATCATCGACACGCCCAGCGCCAGGGGCAGCAGGTACGTGGGGTCCTTGTAGGTGAGGTCCCGCCAGATGGGCCCGACGAACGGCTCGCCGTAGATTTCGAAGCTGTTGCGCAGCGACGTGAAGAGCGCGATCCACACCGGCATCTGGATGAGCAGGGGCAGGCAGCCGCCCAGGGGGTTCACCTTCGCCTCCTGGTACAGCTTCATGATCTCCACGTTCTGGCGCTCTTTGTCCTCCGCGAACTTCTTGCGGATCTCATCCATCTTCGGCTGCAGCACCTTCACCGCCTCCATGCTGACCATGGAGCGGTAGGTGAGCGGCAGCAGCGCCAGCTTCACCACCACGGTGAGCAGGATGATGGCCACGCCCCAGTTCCCCACGATGCCGTGGAAGAACTTCATGATGGTGAGCAGCAGCTTGCAGACCACCGCCCAGATGCCGAAGTCGACCGTGTCCTCCAGCAGCGGGTGGAACGGCGCGGCGGTCAGGCCGGCGACGTTGCGCAGCTCGGGGCCCGGCACCGGGCGCAGCAGGTCCGGATCCTTGGGGCCCAGGTAGCCGCCGAAGCGGAACGTCGCCACCTGGCCGGGGGCCACGTTGAGCGGGAAGCCCGCGGACACCTCGCGCGCGGTGGGCGAGGCGACGAGCGTGCAGTGGCCGGCGATGGGGCCGTCCAGCGGGTAGAGCGCGGAGAGGAAGTACTGCTGGTCGATGCCGAAGAAGGCAATCTGGCCGCGCGTCTCCTCCGGCGGCTTGTCTCCCGGGGACAGCTTGTGGAGCTTGTCGTCCACCCAGCACGCGGAGCGGCTCAGGTTGCCCACGCCGCCGAAGAAGGACGGCGCGTGCTCGAACTCCGGGTCGATGGCGCGGCCGTAGTGCACCTTGAGCTCGCCCGACTGCGGCTGGCTGGAGGTGTTGCGCACCTGGAGGGTGTAGGTGAACTCGAAGCCCTCGCGCGGCCACAGGACCGTCTTGGTCACCTCCCACGGGCCCTGGCGGCCGGTGAACGCGACGCTGCCGCCGTTGTCCGAGGGGCCCTCCTGCACGGCGTAGCGGGTGTTCGCCGCCAGCGGCGCGCCCCCTTCAATCGTCACCGCGAGCGGCAGGGGCTGGCCGGGCACCGGGTGCGCCACGTTCATCTGCGGCGGCGGCGGGATGTCCTTGCCGAAGAGCTTCTCGAAGCCCTCCTTGACGGTGAGCGACTGCTGCTCGCGCATCTTCGTGCCCTGGAGCACGGCGGAGGTGAGGCCGGCGCCCTCGGAGGAGAAGGTGTACTTGACCTCCGGCCGGGCGAAGTCCGCGGTGCGCACGGGGGGCGGGGGGGCCTCCGTGGAGGGCGCGTGGGTGCCCGCGTCCTCGCCCAGGCCCGGTGGCGGCACGGCGGCCATGCCCGGGGTACCGGCATCCAGGGTGGCGGCCATCTCCACACCGGCGTCCGCGCCCTCGGCGCCCGGCGGCGGCGTCTTCGGAGCGAAGAAGAAGGTGTAGGCGGCGGTGGCCGCGAAGGAGAGGGCGAGCGCCAGGAGCAGCCGCTTCTGTGAATCGTTGGACTGGGGCGACAGCGGGTCGTTCGTCATGGATTTCCCTGTACCGGCGGAGGAGGGCCGGAGGGCGGGCGGAGGCGAACCGTCAGGGGACGGGATCGAATCCACCGGGGTGGAATGGCTGGCAGCGCATCAGGCGCCAGACAGTGAGGGCGCTGCCCTTCAAGCCGCCGTGCTTCTCCAGCGCCTGCATGGCGTAGGTGGAGCACGAGGGATGGAACCGACACGCCTTCGGCAGCAGCGGCCCCAGGAACCGCCGGTAGAAGCGGATGGGCAGGGCGATGACGAAGGCGAGTGGACTCATGGGGCGGACTCTTTGGGTGGCACCGGTGGTGCCGAAAAGAGCCGTTGCAGCTTACGGGTGACGCCGTCGAACGCACGGGAAACTTGCGCGAAGGAGGCTCCCTTCGCCGAGGAGCGAACGACCAGGACTACGTCGAGACCGGGGGGCCATTGCCCGCGGCGCTTGCGGAACAGCTCGCGAAGCAGCCTGCGCAGGCGCGCGCGCACCACCGCGTTGCCCACCTTGCTGGAGACGGTGAGTCCTACGCGGGAGTGCGCCCGGGAATTGCGTTGAACGAGGGCCAGGAGGCAGTCGGACGGAATCTTCTGACCGCCCTCCTGGACTTCGAGGAACTCACGCCGCTGGAGCAGGCGAAAGGCCTTGGGGAAGCGCTCGTCGGTTGCCTGAGGCACCCGCGGCGCCGCTCCCTCGGCCATCGTCCGTGCGTCCAGTTACTTCTTGAACGACGACACCACCAGGCGCTTACGGCCCTTCGCGCGGCGGCGCTTGAGGACATCCCGGCCGGACTTGGTGGCGTTCCGCTTACGGAACCCGTGGGCGCGGTTGCGCCGGATCTTCGACGGCTGGTACGTGCGCTTGGACACAACGACTCCTGAGAGCTGAAGGTGGCGCCTGGAACACCCGGCGCGACCCGTACAGTGGAAAGGGGGCGTCCGTAACCCTATTTCCTGGACAAGTCAATCAAGGATCACTTCGCCGGCCCTACAGCCCTGCGCCGGTGGACGCGGCCGATCATGTAGGAAAAGGGGGGACGGGGCAAGGAACGGCCATGGGGTTGTTCCAGTAGAGCGCGTGGATGCGCTCCGTCCCGTCATGTAGGACCTCCGCTTCCGAAGCGAAGCGCTCGGGAAGGTCTTCCGGGAGCGGCAGCGCCTTCGGCGTGGGCGACAGGGAGTCCTGGTACAGGAAGAGGTCGTGGACCGGGGCCTCTCCCGGTGCGCCGCTTCGGCGGAGCAGGAACGTCCGTCCTTCCGCCGTCGTCGTCGCGAACAAGGTCCTGCGGGCATCCCTGGGCATCCCCCGGGGACGGGGCGGGGAACAGTCCCTGACCTCGGACACGCGGCGCGGATCCTCCAGAAGCGCTCCGCCCACCGTCCAGCACCCGACGTCCCGACCTCCACCGGGGATCCGTTCAGGTGGCGACGCCACCCACCTCCCGCGAACCCCCGGAACGCCTCTCTCAGCAGAGGCGATCCGGATCCACGCCCGGACATCGCGCGCGGATCCGCCGGGAGATCATCCGCGCACCGCCAACCCCTTGGAACTCCGGTGCTACAGGCCGGTTCCTTGATCAGCCCGATACCGTCTGTTAGCACCGCCAGACGCCCGCTGGTTCTCCTGATCCGCGCCGTCCCCGAGCCTTCGTGTGAACGCCCTCGCCCAAGCCCCCATGCCGTCGCTGCCCAGTGCCGGAGTCATCTGGACCCGCACGCTGGAAGCCATCCGACAGGAGGGGCTCCACTACGCGCTGACCTGGCTGGAGCGGATGCGCCCCATGGAGGTGCGTGAGAACGCCCTCGTCCTGGGCGTGCCCGACCGCTTCTTCCGCGACTGGGTGGATGACCACTACCGGTCCATGCTGGAGACGCACCTGGCCCGGCTGGAGCCTTCCCTGGGCCGCGTCGCCTATGAGGTCGTCGTCGGTCCTCCGCCGACGTCGGACCTGCCGCCCACGCCCACCGTGAAGGTGAACTCCCTGCGGCCGGCGCGGCTCAACCCGCGCTTCACCTTCGACACGTACGTGGTCGCGGACAGCAACCAGCTCCCCGCCGCGGCGGCGCAGGCCGTGGCCCACCGACCGGGCCACAACTACAACCCGCTCTACATCTACGGCGGCACCGGCCTGGGCAAGACGCACCTGCTCCAGGCGGTGGGCAATCACATCTGGGAGAAGGACCCCACCCAGCGCATCGTCTATCTCTCCAGCGAGCAGTTCACCAACGAGTACGTGGAGAGCGTGCGCGAACACCGCATGACGGACTTCCGCCGGAAGTTCCGGGAAGAGTGCGACGTGCTGCTCATCGACGACATCCAGTTCCTGGGCAAGCGCGAGGAGACGCAGAAGGAGTTCTTCTACACCTTCGAGACGCTCTTCGGCCTCAACAAGGCCATCGTGCTCACCAGCGACATGGTGCCCGCGGAGGTCCCCGGCATGGAGGACCGGCTGCGAAGCCGCTTCGCCATGGGCCTGATGGCGGACATCCGCGAGCCCACCTACGAGACGCGCGTCGCCATCCTCCAGAAGAAGGCGGAGCAGGAGGGCCTGAACCTGCCGGACCCCGTGGCGCACTTCATCGCCCGGCATGTGCAGAAGAACGTGCGCGAGCTGGAAGGCGCGCTCGTGAAGCTGTCCGCCATGCACAGCCTGACGCGGCAGCCGGTGACGGAGGAGTTCGCGGCCCAGGTGCTGCGCGACATCCTGCCCGCGCAGCGCACCGTGGACGTGGAGGCCATCCAGCGGGAGGTGGCCCGCTTCTACAAGGTGACCGTGGACGCGCTGAAGGAGGACCGGCGCCACAAGGCGCTGGCGCACGCGCGCCAGGTGGCCATGTACCTGAGCCGCAAGCTGACGAAGAGCTCCTTCCCGGAGATCGCCTCGCGCTTCAACAAGGACCACTCCACCGTCATCTCCGCCGTGCGCAAGGTGGAGGGCCTGCGGGAGACGGACGCGGCCGTGCACCGCGACCTGTCGGAGCTGGAGACGAAGCTCG is drawn from Corallococcus silvisoli and contains these coding sequences:
- the yidC gene encoding membrane protein insertase YidC, which codes for MTNDPLSPQSNDSQKRLLLALALSFAATAAYTFFFAPKTPPPGAEGADAGVEMAATLDAGTPGMAAVPPPGLGEDAGTHAPSTEAPPPPVRTADFARPEVKYTFSSEGAGLTSAVLQGTKMREQQSLTVKEGFEKLFGKDIPPPPQMNVAHPVPGQPLPLAVTIEGGAPLAANTRYAVQEGPSDNGGSVAFTGRQGPWEVTKTVLWPREGFEFTYTLQVRNTSSQPQSGELKVHYGRAIDPEFEHAPSFFGGVGNLSRSACWVDDKLHKLSPGDKPPEETRGQIAFFGIDQQYFLSALYPLDGPIAGHCTLVASPTAREVSAGFPLNVAPGQVATFRFGGYLGPKDPDLLRPVPGPELRNVAGLTAAPFHPLLEDTVDFGIWAVVCKLLLTIMKFFHGIVGNWGVAIILLTVVVKLALLPLTYRSMVSMEAVKVLQPKMDEIRKKFAEDKERQNVEIMKLYQEAKVNPLGGCLPLLIQMPVWIALFTSLRNSFEIYGEPFVGPIWRDLTYKDPTYLLPLALGVSMIITQKMQPQMMDAAQARMMTWVMPVIFTFTLLQYPAGLSLYIFTNNVLSIGQQYGLRKWLDRKKNQTGGGTPAVVSAGGGKRK
- the yidD gene encoding membrane protein insertion efficiency factor YidD — translated: MSPLAFVIALPIRFYRRFLGPLLPKACRFHPSCSTYAMQALEKHGGLKGSALTVWRLMRCQPFHPGGFDPVP
- the rnpA gene encoding ribonuclease P protein component, which gives rise to MAEGAAPRVPQATDERFPKAFRLLQRREFLEVQEGGQKIPSDCLLALVQRNSRAHSRVGLTVSSKVGNAVVRARLRRLLRELFRKRRGQWPPGLDVVLVVRSSAKGASFAQVSRAFDGVTRKLQRLFSAPPVPPKESAP
- the rpmH gene encoding 50S ribosomal protein L34 codes for the protein MSKRTYQPSKIRRNRAHGFRKRNATKSGRDVLKRRRAKGRKRLVVSSFKK
- the dnaA gene encoding chromosomal replication initiator protein DnaA: MNALAQAPMPSLPSAGVIWTRTLEAIRQEGLHYALTWLERMRPMEVRENALVLGVPDRFFRDWVDDHYRSMLETHLARLEPSLGRVAYEVVVGPPPTSDLPPTPTVKVNSLRPARLNPRFTFDTYVVADSNQLPAAAAQAVAHRPGHNYNPLYIYGGTGLGKTHLLQAVGNHIWEKDPTQRIVYLSSEQFTNEYVESVREHRMTDFRRKFREECDVLLIDDIQFLGKREETQKEFFYTFETLFGLNKAIVLTSDMVPAEVPGMEDRLRSRFAMGLMADIREPTYETRVAILQKKAEQEGLNLPDPVAHFIARHVQKNVRELEGALVKLSAMHSLTRQPVTEEFAAQVLRDILPAQRTVDVEAIQREVARFYKVTVDALKEDRRHKALAHARQVAMYLSRKLTKSSFPEIASRFNKDHSTVISAVRKVEGLRETDAAVHRDLSELETKLGGM